GGATATGTCATTTTTCTcatgttatttaattatgtttgactttaattatttatttatatttttcaaaataaataattgtttttgttctaaattcTTGTTAATACGAAAACAAGAGATATTCGTGTTCTAAATTCTTGTTAATTTGTAAGGGATCTTAATCATATTTGCAACGTCATGAAGCATGGCTGTCCATTAATTTGCAGAAGAAAAGATCTCCAGAGAGATCGAGATGTCTAGGTATAGAGTTGATGATGAAACGGGTGGTTGGTTGGGGGTgagttttaatatgtttttgtattaagatttatttttttaatatttttaaattgttttaatttattaatattaaaaaaataaaattttaatattttttcaaataaataacaatttaaaaataaccaacATATCATCCTTCAAAATCTGAAACgttagattatatatatatatattacctttTAGTTGTTTATAACAATTCTCTCTCGAAAGGGAGTCAAAAGGCCAGGGTTTCTTCACCATCCTTTACAATGCCACCTGTCCCTTCTGAAGCAAGCAACCCTGTGTTTGAGGGATGGTCTGCCATTATTGAAGAACGTAGCTACAGCTAGCTTGCTTGCAGGCCACCCACTTCCTTCCCATGACTCCTCCTTTCTggctaataattaaaataataaataaatatatataataccaAGACATgctgcctatatatatatatatatcttcacgAGTGCCTGCCTTCCTTCTTCCATACCTTGAGTTGAGAAGACATTATAATTAATGTTGTCGATCGGGTGCCAGCTGATAAGTCAACAACACAAACCGTTTGTTGTGAATTTtcaggattttgtttttatttttatttttgtttttgttttttacgaGAATGTTCaagatattaaaatgaaaacgaatatatatatatatatatatatatatatatatatatatatatatatatatatatatatatatatatagagagagagagagagagagagagagagagataggtgTTGGATCGATGGTGTTTCTTTCTCTTGTTGAGTATACCTAACAAGCGGCGTCATACAAGGTTTGTGCCgtggatttaaaaaaacaattaataataaaaatctttataataataataataataataataatacaatgtTTTGAGGAGGTCTCAAAGTAGTgtgtaaattattattctaagaTAACTAATGACCGTAGATTCTTaagtaatttaatattattgtacGTATCCTAAACACACAAAGGCTAAATAAAATccctaattaattagaaaatagtCAAGCTCAAGCAAAacattaattagaagaaataaattagaaaatcttttttatttattattttttaatcgagAGCAATCTCCAACGGTTTTGTTAGTCTAAATcattaaaacaagaataaaataaaagctgtacatccataactatatataaaaagcatATATACAATTTACAtccaaatatttgattttattaaaatatctttgaaatcttattaactttgtaattaaaataattaatcataattaactttattttgaCTATTAAAAGAGGAGTGAGAAGGCATGCTTGGCAATCAGTACAACGATTAGGCTTTATATGAACATGCTTGATGTGAACCTCCCACGCACaggtattaatttaaaattgcaTTAACATGGACTTGCAGTTGAGCCACCGCACCTTATCAGCAATTCCCTCCCTCGAATGCAGCAGCCAGTCAGCGGTCAGCCACAGCTAAATTACAGCAGCCGTTCGGTGACTTCGGCCCATATCTTTACTTGCCTTGTTGCCGGTTGTGCCGTGGCTCAAACCGCAACGAGCCTTAACTAATTACATCGTTATCTATATCCTTTGCTAATATCCTTCATCTCATCAACTTTTGTTGGAATTGCCATGAAATCATTAATAGCTAGGAAGAAAACCTAATTCAAAACCATGGATCGGATGATTGTATATAGCCTTTGTTTATGCATGGAAAACTTTGACTTAAATTAATCTCAATCACCACATCAAAAGAAGCCTACTAATTAAAAGTCTTTAAAGACTAAAAGAAGTGGATTCGATGCCAAATCTGCTTTTTTCAGTGTATCACTTCCAATTTCCAAACAACTTTCTTGCTTTTTATATAGTTTGTCATATGTGGTTTTCTCctacttctttgtttttgttttttgaatgtaGGTGTCTGGACTAACTTGTATTTACTTCGACTAATTCTACGggctctaaaattaacgaccatgtaagcttccagtgatcTTGAGGTTTATAGAACTCGAACCGGTGATCTCTAGAGAATAAATCTAGAACTTAATTAGTTGAGCTATATCtctcaatattaattttttttttcctttaaaaatatGGAGTGGTGACCACCATGCGCGAAAATCACAGACCAATCACATTGTATGTGTCATCTCACACGCATGCTAAGAACCTCTCTCCAGGACAAATCACTAACCTTATCACATATTAATCAATAGTGTTCTTACAAGACATCACAAAGAAAAAGGGATGTTGAAAAGATTGAAGGTGAAGGAAGTCCAAGAATATCCAAGCGGTCCTAGAGAGTAGCTAGCTAGGTGGGTGCATTTCTAGTGAGGGGAGGTGGGAGGTGGGGCTAAAATGGACGAGCAGGCAGGACTTCCAAACCTGCACTTTGTTCTAGTTCATGGAGTATGCCACGGAGCCTGGTGCTGGTACAAGATCAGGTGTCTCATGGAAAAATCTGGCCATAAGGTTACTTGTCTCGACCTTAAAAGTGCTGGTATTGATCAGTCCAATCCCAACACAATCCTCACTTTTGATGAATACAATGCACCCCCCCTTACCCGCTTCTTGTCGAATTTGCCTGACAATGAAAAGGTAAACTAACCATGAGTAATAATAGCCTTGATATTTTCTGTCAAGTATCAGCAAACCAACATTTTGATCGGTTTTTGTGGGATGCTTGCTTTGCTGGGCACAGGTTATATTGGTAGGACATGGTGCAGGAGGTTTGAGCTTGACAGATGCTATACACAGATTTGCTAGGAAAATTCGTATGGCTATATATGTTGCAGCCAACATGTTGAAGCATGGCTCGGATCAAGATATCAAAGATGTAAGGATTTAATCAATTACTTCTCTTCTTAATTAGATCACTAGCTGAGGCTTTCAAAatctgttaattaattaattaattaattatctgtGAAATCAGTCATTTTCACAGCCTCTCCATTTTCCAGTTCGGATGACTGCAATTAGTGTTTGTTTGTAGCATTCAAAACCTCTTTGTCTAGCATCTGTGATGACATAAATCTTGTGTTCATCCATTGGAGGTAGATCAAGCTTGTCTTTTTTCCTTTGAGAGTGAACACTGCTAGTATTGAGCTAACATGCAGTTTACCTATGATTATTTTAGCACCTAAAGGGCCTAATCTCTGCCTCCATACCTGTGCCGTATATGGAGCAGGGTGATCCTGATGTATCTGAATATGGAGAGGTAGCTGATTTAGAATATGGGATGGGGCTTGATCAGCCTCCAACAAGCATCATAATAAAGGAGGAGTTCCAGAAACGACTTCTCTATCATATGAGCCCCAAAGAGGTAAATTTCCAACGCACATGGACAAGACCTTGCAATACAGGACTAGCATTTTTGCATTTCTTAACAATCCCGGCCCCTTGATTGTTTGGCCTAAGTCAGGACACCATATTAGCATCAATGCTACTGCGACCAGGACCTGTCAGGGCACTCAAAGGAGCTCGATTTGAAGGAGGAAAGGATGCTGATTCTGTTCCACGAATATATATCAAGACATTGCACGATCAGATGCTAAAACCGATGAAACAAGAGCAAATGATAAAGAGATGGCAACCTTGTCAAGTTCTTGTATTGGAAAGTGATCATAGCCCATTTTTCTCTACCCCTTCTTTGCTTCTCGATCTAATATCTAAAGGAGCAGCAGCTTCCTTCTAATATTGTAACTGGAAATTATGTTTCTTATACTTGGAGTTAttgtttaatttcctttttcttttacttcAATCCTCCGTTACCTATAAAAACCAGTTCATATCAGCTAGAAATGAAAGCAAGTGTATTGAATTGCTGCAACATTTAATCAAGCTATTCTCATAGAGGCAAACAAGAGATTTAACACAGATaaattttcttggaaaaaatatttatactgtTGATCATCATCAGCAAACAACAATATTCAAGCCTCACTCTCTAATCAGCTGGAGTTAAATATATGGAACCTTCTGATTTGCATCATTCCGCTTGATCATATACCAAATCTgcctcaataatattttatactaaattccagaagagaaaaaaaagtatatgtTCTGATTcgaacattttattttgttaataatatttttgagctGCACAATACACTGACTTGCGATGATCAAGAAGTTCATTTACAGCTCCTCtccaagttgatttttttcctccttGGTATCCTTAACATAACTCTCTtttgatttatcaaaaaaacaGTGGCCTGTGAAGTACTTGTTCCTTTGTTAACTTCGACCTGTCCAATTAATACACTATACATCCACCTCATAATCCAAAAACATGTAGTAGCATTGTTTCAGTTTTCTCCGCTTGTTGTTGTTCATTGTTTCTTGGTACTGTCGAAAGATTGCTTCTTATTGTCCGAAGCATATGCTAAGAAACCACCATTTATTCCTTTGTTAGGAGCGTCTCTACTTTTGGCATTACATCAAACGTTAATCATATCATATCTTAATTTGACTATCTTGACATTAAGGTAAGGTATTTAAATGTGTCATCAATCAAGGTTTCTGTGACTAGAAGCTGTTTCTCAATCCTCCTCGACATCAGGAAATGGAAAACTACAGGGTCAGGTTCCTTTGGTTCTGTTTGGggatccttcttcttcttctcaattGTGTTCAAGCTAACAGTAATCTCTCTCcccccccttcttcttcttcttcttcttctatctccttaagttaattatgttttaCTCAAAGTTTAATTGGTTCTATGTTACACAGACTGGCCACAGCCCCTAAAAAATGTGAATCTAAGTCCATTCTGGCAATGGAGAAGCGCCTATGAATGCATGTCAAATGTAAgtatctcttatatatatatatatacacaagttatgtgtgtgtgtacttGTAAGTTATAACTGTGTGTGGTAGGAATCTGCAAGGTGCTCAgccaattacaaaataaaactatCAGGGGCAGTGGTTGTAAGCCAAAGTGAGGTGGTCGAATACTGCAAGCAAGGTGGGTGTGTAGAACATGTCTATTATGTGCTTAAATGCATCCATTATGTAAAAAGAGACTTCTGGTTTGCAAACAAGGCTACTGTGTTGGACCTCAATCGTACCATTTCTCAAGCTTGTGCCACCGAGTCAGGTAAATTTATTAACTCCACATTTTCACTGTGCTTTTTAGACATCAAAACAAGGCATCTGCTCATCTCGGCTCTCACCCGAGAGACGACCTGGagatatcaattttatttgttttggaattCCTGCAGGTTTTAATACAACAATCTTCACCAGCAGTGGAATGAAGACACTTCAGAAAGTATACATGTCCTTGCTCTCATCTCTACTAGCACTAGCTTTCATTGCCATCTTCAACATGGGATACCCTTTTTTTCCTGGTAGTATAATCCTTGGAAGAATGTAATTGGTACTTAAATAAGCTCTTCATTGTTGTACTATTTCAAGAATGAGCATGTGAAATTATATTGTTGTGTTTAACTGCAACTGGGATATCTATGTTACTCCCCAGGTTTCATGCGGTGTTTTTTTTACTGCGTTGGCGAGAACACATGGTGCCAAACTGCAAATAATAGGGTTTATCCTACAAGGAAAGATTTTCAGCCTAGACAATTTGATTTTGACGAACAAATACATAAAGAAATAACAGAGAAATACAGCAAAGGAATGGTATTGCCGTAGCAAGCTAATGGTTGAGGTTTGAGAAATCAggtttaaaaaagttataaattatagtgttttcaaatccaaGCTTTTACTataatttgagataaaaaaaaaaaaaaacaagtttaaacaATGAAAACCAAACGACTTTTAAAGTTATGATCAATATAGAAGCATCTCTAACTCccaacttgaaaagaaaaaaaaaacctaacatcTGGTTATTATGAGAGACAATTACATTGAACAATCTAAATCTGTTAAACCTAGAGGCTAGCCCTACCTCTTCCATTGAACAGTCTCATTACATATGTTCTTTAAATGGGAATAATATCATCTATAACCACCAGTTTGTTGCACACGATTCTCCCTTTAAAGCAATTATAGAGTGCCTCTTTGAGATATGGTTTCAAGAAGAGCAGCAGCCTAAAGTACCGCCCCGTTCCTCTCCCTCAGCCTCCTTTTCCTCACCACTTTAGGAAGCTCTGCATCTGATGTATCCTGCAGTGATTGTCTTGACAGAATTGAGGCAATGAATGATTGTGCAAAAGCTGTAGACCAGTGGCTCGACGGACCTAGCTTTACAGGGTCCCCTAGTTGCTGCCAACTTATAGAACCACGCATCAAATGAAGCTCCCTGTCTTTGCCTTACCATCAAATCTAAAATATGCAtgtaatggaagaaaaaaatatacattataaTGATAATACGTACAACTCACTGGATTCTTATTgacaataatatcattttatcatCACAACCTGAATCCACACAAGAGGCAAGCTAGGCAAAAGGTAAAGATTGCACCACCCTTCAAAAAGTCCAtagatgaaatattatttgtttgtaGTTTACACAGACACACCATGCATGAAGATGAGCGAGGTAGAGGATAAACCTTGGACTTTTTTGGTAGAAATGAGTTCGTTCTGATAGTGTATCTgctagaaaaaaactaaagtcacTTCGATGATTATTGGGTGTTATCCTTGACAAATTATGAATTGATTGCGTCCACTATGAGTTGGGTCTGTTCCTGGATCAATTACTGTGTGCCCTAACGAGTTTGACCTCCGCTTCAGCATCCTGTCCTCAAACCTCCCAATCTTTACAGCTTAATCTTTCCTTGACAAAACTAGTGATCCTAAACCTGGCGATGCATACTCGGGAAATTGGTGGGGCTGCAATATTGACTCATTGGAAGAGACCAAAACTCGTGATATTCTTGCTTTGCCAGGTAAGAATATCAagtgatcatcatcatcaaaaacaACGTCAATATCATAATCATCTTCAGTACTGATCTTCCACGACAACTTGACAAACCTGACTTCATCATCGTCGTAATTGATGATGTCCTCAATCTTCTCCTTGGACCTCTTGATTATGCATGTCGGTCACTTGTCTATGAGGGCATGGGCATTAATAGCTTGTCttttaaaaactcataaaaGGCAGCCATATCAGTATAAGCGCGCGGGTATCACTTTTCTAGACCGAAAACAAGCATCCTTCCCAGAATCATCTTCTCTAAAATAATGTGATAATTTCAACTTTTGGATTAagattattctttaacatataGTATAAAGTTCTCATTACCAAGTTGTTAGAAATTCAATCTTACCATCCCATTCCATGaatgttcaaattaaaaacccagCGACCTCGGCTTCTTAGGGACCCATTCACAGAAAGCAGGAAATTGTCCAAACCACAatatttcttttgaaatataaagtaAAAACCGGTACATggtgaaagaaacaaaatagccATCTTAGGAAACATCTGTATCCTTCGTAATTTGACAGCATCTCTGGAAGATGGTCAAAATTCAAGTAAACAGTAGATGATGGACACCAAACAAAAAGCAGGATCTATTAGCTAATTCACACTACTTATGTCCCAGCATTTCTACGGCCAACACGAGCAACAAAACCAGCTTTAATTGGAGCAACTGATCTTCCAGAACCACACTGCACAAGCATAACAGGATATGAAAGTAAGAACAGAGTAGCAAggggataaaaatataaaaaccacaaaaaagaGATTCAtccaatcaatcaataaaaatgcAGATActaattgaaaagagaaaagattgCCTAGTATATAGAAGAAAGCTTCAAAAAAGCAAGGAGCAAACATTTCCCACATGTTccatttttaatcaaacacaagGGCCACTCCTTCCCCAGAGGGGCCTAAGATGTACAACATACTTCTGCCTAAGAGGTTGGAAAATCTGGCAATGGACATCTCATCCTCTCAAGTCCCTCTTGAGGAAATTTGGCCAAAGATAAAATTGGATAACATTGAAGGTAGTAACCAAAGTAGTAGAATTGGACAACATTGAGGGTAGTAGCCAAAGTAGTAGAATTTCCTTGGCAAATCAGAATCAACAAATTATCCAATATCACTCCATACTAAATTTTATAAAGCATATGAGATCTCATCATCTAAGTCGACACTTGAGAGGATTTGGTCAGAGATAAAATTGGATAACATTGAAGGTAGTAACCAAAGTAGAAGGTAGTAACCAAAGTAGTGGAGAATTGGATAACATTGAGGGTAGTAGCCAAAGTAGTAGAATTTCCTTTGCAAATCAGAATCAACAAATTATCCAATATTACTCCATACTAAATTTTATAAGGTATATGAGATCTCATCATCTTAAGTCGACACTAGAGACGATTTGGTCAGAGATAAAATTGGATAACATTGAAGGTAGTAACCAAAGTAGTAGAGAATTGGATGACATTGAAGGTAGTAGCCAAAGTAGTAGAATTTTCTTTCCAAATCAGAATCAACAAATCATCCAATATTTTCACTCCGTACAAGATTTTATAAGGCATACGAGATCCTCATGCAGGGCTCTAATAACCGAACTATCTAAAATCTGTCATAGGCTAGACAATCTGATAATGTAGGCACATTGTAAATCATCAAGAGAAgtacaaattaaaattgttcCATTGTGTAAAATGATTGTATCAGAAGTACCCACCATATGCCATTTCCCAAAACAAGAACAATAATGACAATAAATCAACAGCACTAGCAATATCAGGCCTTAAATCTACTACATACATCTTCTCATCAATTAATCTAATGATGTAGGAAAATCATAGATAATGACACATAAAGAAGATGAAAGCTCCTGTACACATTAAGCCGTTAGTGCGAgagcaataaattttttttttactgatgcTTCACATGTTATGTTCCCTAGTTAATAAAGGAATCTCTGTTCTATCGGAAGGGATTCTAAGCCTAATCCTAGTTGATTTTGGTCTTCGACTCGGTGACAATGTGAACTCCAAACCTCCTATTACGCTTCTGAGACTCAGATTTCTACCAATGAGTGCCAGTTGGCAATTAAGCAATGATTTCCCTAATAGCTCTTAAACTTCCCTTCCTAGTTCCCCAAAGTTctttctcttagttttttttatcaacaatcaTAATAACATGAAGAGATGGAAGGATGATAAGCTGTTACCTTCTCGCATCTGAGAAAAAAGAGACGATTCTCTTTAGACAAAATGGTGTCAGGACTCTTGCAACCAAGGCAAATGACATACtcatctgaaaataaaatagaaaatatcaaATGTGTTAGGCAAGAAGAACCTGCCCAATCAACCTCCTTCCTTCTGGACAGCTTAACATAGAAGATACCAATTGAGAAAGAGTTAGGAACTTACTGATATATCGACGAAGGATCCCTTCAAAATTCTTGGGAGCAAATCTACCCTTAATGACCAACCTCTGTTGTCCATCGAGGGATCCACTGGTACCCAACTCAGCAAGTAGGAAAGCCATGACATGGTCTGCCTGCCGATGCATTCTGAAATCTCCCCACCAAGTAAAAGTTTGCAGTCAGTGTTTATGCCAAAGACAAGTAGCGGtgcattgaaaaaaacatacaataacAAGCTAACTGAAAAGACAAAAAGGAGAGCAAGATCAACTCACGTCTTGCACAGATCCATGAAGTTCACAAAAACAGTCTTCTTTGTGCCCTCACGAAGAACTTGTGGAGGCCTCATCACAGTTCTTCGCCTGTCACCAGCAAGCTCAGGATTATTTTCACGAAGAATGTTGAAAACTCGGCCAAGAAGCTGTGAATGACACAACAGAAAGAAAACTCATTACTGAACAAGAACATACATACATGACAGAAATTAAGGCTAAGCAGCTAGCCAACAAGTGGAGAGCACAGATATAACAGACATGGAAGAGGAACTATAGTAACTGCAATCAAAGAGATTATATGATTACTCATTACATCATATCAAGATCTTTTAGCTAATCAGGTGCACAAAATATAGTTCAGAGAAACCAGAAAATGCAGTTCATTGTACAATGGTGCTACTCCACTTCATTGTACAATGGTGCTACTCcacataaatgaaaattttactaTACCTCCTCATAATCATAATCACGGTCAGTCCCATCCCAAGGGAATCGTTGCTGCTGCAGGTCAGCACCCTCcccattttcttcttccccggcatgaactgaaaaacaaagaaatggaTCTCTCTCAGAATCCAAATAGAACATTCAACATAGATTAAGTGAAgatgaaaatttaaaagagaagCTTCTTACCATCCAAATCTTCTTCTCCTGCATCCCCGGTTTCCTCATCCAGCAAACTGGTTTCAACCTATTGTATAAGACCAAGTATCAACATAAGATTCACAACATTTTACTAAAGAGGGCAACAATAAATCCTATAGTGCACGAGAACTTacaggtttcttcttcttctttttcaaaccAGTAAAAGAACTCTCGAGCCCATCAGAGACTTCAACCAACAGAAAAGGAGATTTTTTCCAACAATGAGTAATTATACATCTTTGCAAACCAATTCATTTACAACTAGATAGTAAAGTTGAAAAAACAGGAAGGAGAATACGAAACACTAAAAATTACCTGACAATGATTCAGTCTTCTCAGCTAGGGAGTCTACAGACTCATCGGCATTCTCTTGTATcaccaccttcttcttcttcttctttttggtaGGATCAAAAGGGGCAAGCTGCAAGTAGAGAATTCCAAGCCAATCACAACAGAGTAACAGaggcaaaaaaacaacaacaacccaCTCCTCACATCTTACTGAACGGAAAGGCTAGTAGCACTCCAAGTAAATAAATTGGAAACTGAACAAATTTACATCTGTTTCAAGCAAGCAATCCATCTCATACTatactcaaaaaattaaaaaacaagttcacACTCACAAATTACAAAAGCCGCATCATTAACTTTAGGAATAGCATAAATTAACTCTTTATCAAACAACAGAAAGACTCTCTTGTCATCTTCGAAGCcttattttcaatgttttcgTCATTAAATGAGAACATATATATGAAACAAGTCAGTGCGAAgaaaaaatgctaattaataaaaaaaaaagtaaggaaaaaaaaggacctCTGCAACCTCATCCTTGAGGTCAGTATTATCGTCCGCCATGATTGCTGCAGCCAAAAACAAGCGCGAatcaaaagcaaagaaaaataaaaacgaaattcgacaaaaaccctaattttgatACCCTAAGACAGAAAGCAATGGGATTGGAATTGAAAACCCTAGATAGAGAGGGGTTACCTTTGTGTTTTTCTGTGTCTGCTACGAGAGAATTAGCGATTGCTTTGGGTTGCGTTTTTTCTCTTC
This window of the Populus trichocarpa isolate Nisqually-1 chromosome 13, P.trichocarpa_v4.1, whole genome shotgun sequence genome carries:
- the LOC18104692 gene encoding methylesterase 17 isoform X3; amino-acid sequence: MDEQAGLPNLHFVLVHGVCHGAWCWYKIRCLMEKSGHKVTCLDLKSAGIDQSNPNTILTFDEYNAPPLTRFLSNLPDNEKVILVGHGAGGLSLTDAIHRFARKIRMAIYVAANMLKHGSDQDIKDHLKGLISASIPVPYMEQGDPDVSEYGEVADLEYGMGLDQPPTSIIIKEEFQKRLLYHMSPKESGHHISINATATRTCQGTQRSSI
- the LOC18104692 gene encoding methylesterase 17 isoform X1, which gives rise to MDEQAGLPNLHFVLVHGVCHGAWCWYKIRCLMEKSGHKVTCLDLKSAGIDQSNPNTILTFDEYNAPPLTRFLSNLPDNEKVILVGHGAGGLSLTDAIHRFARKIRMAIYVAANMLKHGSDQDIKDHLKGLISASIPVPYMEQGDPDVSEYGEVADLEYGMGLDQPPTSIIIKEEFQKRLLYHMSPKEDTILASMLLRPGPVRALKGARFEGGKDADSVPRIYIKTLHDQMLKPMKQEQMIKRWQPCQVLVLESDHSPFFSTPSLLLDLISKGAAASF
- the LOC18104692 gene encoding methylesterase 17 isoform X2, with translation MDEQAGLPNLHFVLVHGVCHGAWCWYKIRCLMEKSGHKVTCLDLKSAGIDQSNPNTILTFDEYNAPPLTRFLSNLPDNEKVILVGHGAGGLSLTDAIHRFARKIRMAIYVAANMLKHGSDQDIKDGDPDVSEYGEVADLEYGMGLDQPPTSIIIKEEFQKRLLYHMSPKEDTILASMLLRPGPVRALKGARFEGGKDADSVPRIYIKTLHDQMLKPMKQEQMIKRWQPCQVLVLESDHSPFFSTPSLLLDLISKGAAASF
- the LOC7465185 gene encoding eukaryotic translation initiation factor 2 subunit beta — protein: MADDNTDLKDEVAELAPFDPTKKKKKKKVVIQENADESVDSLAEKTESLSVSDGLESSFTGLKKKKKKPVETSLLDEETGDAGEEDLDVHAGEEENGEGADLQQQRFPWDGTDRDYDYEELLGRVFNILRENNPELAGDRRRTVMRPPQVLREGTKKTVFVNFMDLCKTMHRQADHVMAFLLAELGTSGSLDGQQRLVIKGRFAPKNFEGILRRYINEYVICLGCKSPDTILSKENRLFFLRCEKCGSGRSVAPIKAGFVARVGRRNAGT